From Deinococcus sp. YIM 134068:
TAGCTGTACTTCGGGGATATTCAAGGACCGCTGCATAAAGCTGTGCAGGCGCGACATTTCGGGCAGGGAGGTGGCAGGGACCAGGCCCCTGCCACCTCAGCTCGAATGGCGGGAACAGTGTCGCCCATCAGATCGTCGGGCTGAGTCAATCGCAGCCATTGAAGGAAGGTCAGGGCCACCATACACAGCACGGCGTGGTGATGCAGGCCCTGCCAAGAACGGCCCTCGAAGTGGTCCAGGCCGACTTCCTCCTTCAGCTCTCGATGGGTCAACTCGCAGGCCCAACGGCGCTTCGTCACTTCAACCAGCCGGGCCAGCGCTGTGTTAGCGGGCAGGTTGCAGACGTAGTATTTGCGCTCCTCACCCCGCCGCTGTTCCCCGATGATCCAGGCAGCTTGCCCGGGAAGGTGTTGGCCCTGGGCGTTCTCCTCCCCGTCGGCCAGGCGAACGTACTCGGCTGCAAAGCGTCCTGCAAGCGGGCCCTTGGTGCCGTGTCGCCAGACCAGGTGCTGCCATGCAGCACCGTTCAAGACCTCCTCCACCGATTGCCGGTCCTCAGAGGGGGTCGGGTGTTTCGGTCTTCTCCCTCGGAAGATTTTGGGGATTGGGATCAACCGCACATCCTTGGGGTAGACCGTCTGCGTACGGGTAATGCCCACGGACCACAGCAGGCCTCGCTCGCTCAGTGCCTGCCGAAATTGGGCATTCACGCCGTACCTGGCATCAGCCAGGACCATGCCGAACGTAACGTGTGGGCGCACACGGTCCAACTCTTTCAGTGCCAGTTCGCACTTGGTCTGTGGCGGCTGGTGTTCCGTTGGAACACCAGCCCCCCTGAGCCGAGCCAGGTCGCTGGT
This genomic window contains:
- a CDS encoding IS701 family transposase, with the protein product MARPLPRWTRHFPTWFAPFLTHFRHRAQRTWAPLYVRGLCSAAHRKSMQPLAAVVAPGKEDHLQQFMTDSPWLTNPLETLLAQRAQQMLGGKDAVLIIDDTCLTKFGTKSVGVARQYSGQVGKITPCQCLVSLTLAQHDLPVPLALRLFLPQEWTSDLARLRGAGVPTEHQPPQTKCELALKELDRVRPHVTFGMVLADARYGVNAQFRQALSERGLLWSVGITRTQTVYPKDVRLIPIPKIFRGRRPKHPTPSEDRQSVEEVLNGAAWQHLVWRHGTKGPLAGRFAAEYVRLADGEENAQGQHLPGQAAWIIGEQRRGEERKYYVCNLPANTALARLVEVTKRRWACELTHRELKEEVGLDHFEGRSWQGLHHHAVLCMVALTFLQWLRLTQPDDLMGDTVPAIRAEVAGAWSLPPPCPKCRACTALCSGP